The nucleotide window GGTTCAAACAATTGCACAAAATCACCTGTTCCTGAAGCAAAGGCTAAAGGATACAAAAAACACTACCTTTTATAAAACAAGTCGAAGTAATTTACATTGATATAATTTTATTGTGAAAATTCATCAATAGTTACGTATGTACTTTTATTTCACTGATATTGTTTACCTTGTTCTACAAATGGGATAGATTGTTAAACATCTTCTATACTTTAAATAAAAATAAAGTTTGTAAAAAAATTTTTCAATAGAATGAAACTTATTTTCCCTTTTTCCGTCAGTACAGGACAATTGCTTGAAGGAGGTTTTTTAAACTTACTAACTAACAGTAAAATCGAATAAGCGTTTGCAATACGATAAAAGAAAGGAAGATAGAAAATGAAGAAAATAATATGGTACCTGTGGAGTGGACACTTGAAAAAGAGTGTGCACTTCACAGGTATTTTTTATATACTTGATTCTCAAGCAACTAAAGGACGGACAACAACGATGAGTAAACAATTATTTTCACCAAAACAGATGGAACAACTACAACAGAATCCACATGTAGTCAAAGTAACCGAACGAACAATTACGTACGCAGATACATTTAAAAGCCAATTTATCGATGAGTATTTGGCTGGTAAAACACCAAGACAGATCTTTAGCGAATATGGCTTTGATATCGAAGTGCTCGGGATGAAGCGTGTTGAACAAGCTTCTTCACGTTGGCGAAAAGCGTATGATCAAAATGGATTAATTGGTCTGACAGATACGCGAAAAACGAGCTCAGGCAGACCGTTACAGCGTGAATTAACCATGACAGAAATGGTAGAAAGACAAGCGGCTCGTATTGAATTATTAGAAGGACAAATCGAGCTACTAAAAAAGCTCGAAGTGACCGAAAGGAGGCTGCTCAGCGACAGTCAAAAACAAAGCGCACGTAAAGTATTTCAACTCATTGCAGATACGCTTAAGCAGTTTCCATTTAAACGCATGGTGACGTATTTTTGTACGCTTTTAAACGTCTCTCGTTCAGGCTATTATCGCTTTTTAGAGACAGAAGAAGCACGAGCTGTAAAGGAAAAACGAGATGAAGAAGCACGCGACCAGATCTTAAAAGCCTTTAAGCGTCGTGGTTATAAGAAAGGTTCACGCTCGATTAAAATGACGCTTGAACAAGATTTTGATCTCGTCATGAACCGAAAGAAAATCCAGCGTATTATGCGTAAATATGGCGTCGTTTGCCCACATCGTAAACCGAATCCCTATAAACAAATGGCGAAAGCAACGAAAGAACATCGCGTGGTGCCGAATTTATTAAACCGTGAATTCAAACAAGGTGTGGCAGGTAAAGTATTACTAACAGACATCAGCTATATTCCATACAACGGAACGATGGCTTATTTATCGACCATAAAAGACGGCTCAACGAATGAAATTTTAGCGTATCATGTATCAGACCGTATTACGCTAGGTATCGCCACAACAACGGTGAAAAAACTCTTCCGTAATAAACGTGTAAAGCTCCAGCCAGATGCTTTCATCCACTCCGATCAAGGTGTTCATTATACAAGCCCTAAATTCCAAAAGCTTTTAAAGCACTACAAACTTGGTCAATCGATGTCACGTCGAGGTAACTGTTGGGATAATGCCCCACAAGAATCCTTCTTCGGACACTTAAAAGACGAGGTTGATTTCAGCATGGCCAAAACGTTAGACGAGGTACGTGCTAAAATCGATCACTACATGGTCTACTACAATAATTATCGCTATCAATGGAACCTAAAAAAGATGGCTCCTGTACAATACAGAAACCATCTCTTGGCAGCCTAAACCCTTTTTTACATTTGTCCTTGACTAAGGGACCATATTAAAAGACGATTTGCAGCACTCGGCGCACTATTGTTAGCGTGTAGCCTCCCCTTCTCCGGCACATTTGCCGCAAGCCCAAAACAATTCCAAGACGTACCACCATCAAAGTATTTTGCGGAAGCGGTCTATGATTTGTCAGAGCGCAATATTATTAGTGGATATCCAGACGGTACATTCAAGCCAGGAAACACCATTACGAGAGGACAGGCAGCTGCGATTATTGCAAAGATGATTAAATTAGACACATCTAACGTGAAGAATCCAGGATTTAAAGACGTCCCAACTGCCAACGGTTATTATAAGGCTATTGCAGCCATGACAGAAAAAGGTATCATTAGCGGCTATGGAGATGGACGTTATGGACCGAATGATCCTATCAAACGGGGACAGATGGCTTCGATACTTGTCAAAGCGTTCAATTTACCACGCTATGAAGGCATTGCCAATCCTTTTAAAGATGTGGAAACATATTATTTCCCATCACATGGTGATAATATTTTAATTCTCTACAAGCTTGGCATCACGGGTGGTACATCACCTGATAAATTCAGTCCAAATGCTTTCGTCACTAGAGGGCAAGCAGCCAAAATGTTGAAAGCAACTGAAGAACTGAAACCAGCTATGATTACAATGGAGGCAAGTGACCTTGGATTGGATGAAATTACATTATTAAGAGCTAATCAAGATGATAGTGATTTGTTTGAGGGGGCTTTTTTGAAAGGGAAAAAGGGTTACAGCGAGAGTAAAATACAACTAATTCCTTTAAAAGAAGGCAAAGGGAAATTTGTTGTAGTAGGTACTATTGCAAATAATGAAGTGTATAAAAAATATTATGCGCATATCAAAAAAGAAAATAATGAGCTAAAGCTGACACTGGAGGAAACAGAGGATTTTCTTCCAACAACAGCCGAGTTATCGGTTTCAGATGGAAAAACGAAGGAAATATCAAGTCAATCTGTTCAAAGCATATCTCTTTCCACGATGGATGGAAAAAAATTGACTGACAATATGAAATTCAAACATGACCAGTATGGCCATTCTGTTTCTATCGCTATAGAACAACCTGGTCAGTATATCGCTACTGTGCTTTTTGCGAATGGAGAGGAAGTACGTTACGGAATCGAAGCGAAAACGAATAAGACTAGCTTTTACTATGACATGAAGGTTGTGAAAGAACAACTTTCTGATTTATTTGATGTAGGAGCAACATACAACATAGGCAAGCATACAATACGAACAAAAGACGCTGAACAAATAGTCACAATTACAAGGGACCCTGGTACTAATCTATTTCGCGCTCAAGTTACTGGTCAGAAAGAAGGCGTAATTTCTATTGATTTCGAGCATAATATAGTCGAAAAATCTTGTGACGATACAGAATGTTACGTAAGCGATTGGATAGGTATTTCGGTAGTAGTTGAGCGAGTCGGTTCCATTGCAAATGTTACAATGCGTCAGTTAATTGATAGCTAATCGAAAATGCTTCTACTTTATGAAGTAAACGGGCGCATTTCTTTAACAAAAAGTGCGTCTAAAAACTTATAAGGATATATTGCCCTGAAAAATATCTACAGGCTTGTGTATGAGGATTTTTATTTTGTTTAACTATCATAATCCCTTGTCGTTCAAACAGCATTAAGTTGTTTATTTAAGTTTTAGTAAATGCAATAAAATTTCTTTCAAAAAGGATGTATCTTTTACAACTAGTATGAATTTAAATTGCGCAGCAGTTGATTTGGAGCTTAATGGTTTAATTTGTTATACACTTTAATTATATATCTGAATAAAAAGGACTTAATTTGCAAAAGTTAAGTCCTTTTTTAAAATGCTAATTCACATATCAATTTGATACTAATTTCAATGCAGCTTCAAATTTTTGTAACAGATTGCTAGATAGGTTATTTCGCGAAGGTGTATGTTTTATAATAAAGCATTTATTAACCTTCTTGGTAAAATCCTAACCAATATCTGTACTAAAATATTCTAATTAAAATTCCCTTCAAAGTAATCTGATAACAATATATTCAATTCGATTTCTATTACATTCTTCCCTAAATAAACCTTATTAATTATTCTTGAAAGCATTGCTTTTTTTAAATCCTCATCTGCTTCATTAAATTTCCGCTCCCAATTTACTAATTCATTTGCTAGATAATTTACATCTGAAAAGTTTTCTCTTTCTTTTTCCAATCCCTCTTTCACCATATTTAATTGTGATAACTTCTCTTCCATTTGCTTTTCTATTGCATTAATAGCTCCTGATAACTGCTCAGCAGTAAAAGAGCTTTCCCCAATTAAAGCCTTCCCGATTTCAAGATTTAATTTTTCATGTTGTTTTATTAAAGCTACATACTCTTTTTCTAAATTAGAAATATTCCGTTCCTTTATCTTTAGCAAATCAATTTTTGTATTTTGACCTGCATCAAGAAAGGATTTCAATTCAAATTGTGATAGGATAAATTTTATCTTATTCATAATCAGTGTATCGAATTTTTTCCCACCCCAAATATTTTGTTGATGATTACCATATAAATTACCTTTATTTAAGGGGCATTTGTATCGGTAAATAGTGTTTTTATAGTATCTCTCTTTATTGTTACATTTTGACTTTCTATATAAATAATTAGAGGTAAGCTTTGAACTACAATATTTACAATATGCCAAACCTGAAAATAGTAATTTTCCTGCTCTTGGTATATCAAATTTGTCTTGTTCTTTAATACTACTGCTCCTATTATTTCTTATTTGCTCAGCTTGACTAAATAACTCATCTGGAATGATTCTTAACTTTTCGTTAAATGGCTGTATTCCGCCTTTAGCATTTTTATATTTTTTTAATCCAACATAAATTGAATTTGATAATATTCTCTGTATGGTACTCACCATAAAAACTTTACCTTCTCTATTTCGATAGCCATTTTCATTTAAATAATCGGCAATTTTTCTATAACCCATATGATTTTCTACATATAGTTTATAAATCAACTTAATCAATTGTGCTTCATTTTCATCTGGTACTAATTCTTTCACTCGACGCTCTCTATTTTTCCAATGTCGCTCAGCTGTTTCAACAATTTTATACCCAATTGGTGCTGGGCCACCTTGGAAATAGCCTTGTTCACTTAGTTGTTTTTTCGCTTCTTTTACCCTAATTGAAGTTTTTTGACTTTCACCATCTGATTGCCAAAAGCTTATATAATTTAGAAGCTTATCAATATGGGATTCAATTTTTCTTTGGCCTTCTTTGACTGACCAAACCTCAATAGCGTTCTGCACTAAAAAATTTACCATTACTGGTGTCTCATCTTCTCTTCGACCTAAACGATCAAACATGAAAACCAATAATACGTCAAATTCTTTATTTAATGCACCTTCTTTTAAGGCTGCCATTTCATCTCGTTCATCTACTGTTTTTTTCCAACCAGATACTCCCTTTTCGTATAACTCATTTGTTATTATCCAATCAGGTTTGTTTTTAACGAATTCATGACAAGCATTTTTTTGCATGGGTATATCATCATCTGTACTTACTTGTTGTTTTTTAGATACCCGAAATAAACACCACACTCGTTTCATTTTCACACACCCGTTCATTCATCTTAAAAAGAGAGACATTTATAATATCTCTAAGAAAAATGTTTTTAGTGCATTTTTTGCATTATTTGTTTTTTCCTGATCTTTAGTAAATTTCAAGTGTATTTTCACTTCGTTTTCTGAAATATCCTTTAAATAATCAAATTTATGCTCTGATTTGTGTAGATACTTTACTCCACCTATATCGATTTCACCCAACGATTGATGATGACTTACTTCCTCCATAATTAATCACTCCGATGTTATGGGATGTTAAAGTGTATTCGCCTTGAATCGATAATATTAGTCATTTTTTCACATCCAAAATTTCTTCATAATAACATCTAATTCAACATCCTTTTCAATTCTTTTAAAAAGAAAAAACCCATAGAAAGATCTACACATTTGTGTAAACCTTCTATGGGTTTTCCCTTTTCGCTTATTTAATTGTTCATATTTAAATTTTACAGCGTAATTCAGTTTATTTAATTTTAGTCTCTGTTGCATGTGTCAAAGGTTATATTACAAGTGTACAAAGCATCTACATCATTTGCGGGAAAACACATGAATAAATAAAATTATTACACCTGCTACACCAACGAGTAATGCCATAAAACTGTAATCTAAATACT belongs to Lysinibacillus louembei and includes:
- a CDS encoding IS3 family transposase, which codes for MSKQLFSPKQMEQLQQNPHVVKVTERTITYADTFKSQFIDEYLAGKTPRQIFSEYGFDIEVLGMKRVEQASSRWRKAYDQNGLIGLTDTRKTSSGRPLQRELTMTEMVERQAARIELLEGQIELLKKLEVTERRLLSDSQKQSARKVFQLIADTLKQFPFKRMVTYFCTLLNVSRSGYYRFLETEEARAVKEKRDEEARDQILKAFKRRGYKKGSRSIKMTLEQDFDLVMNRKKIQRIMRKYGVVCPHRKPNPYKQMAKATKEHRVVPNLLNREFKQGVAGKVLLTDISYIPYNGTMAYLSTIKDGSTNEILAYHVSDRITLGIATTTVKKLFRNKRVKLQPDAFIHSDQGVHYTSPKFQKLLKHYKLGQSMSRRGNCWDNAPQESFFGHLKDEVDFSMAKTLDEVRAKIDHYMVYYNNYRYQWNLKKMAPVQYRNHLLAA
- a CDS encoding S-layer homology domain-containing protein; the encoded protein is MLACSLPFSGTFAASPKQFQDVPPSKYFAEAVYDLSERNIISGYPDGTFKPGNTITRGQAAAIIAKMIKLDTSNVKNPGFKDVPTANGYYKAIAAMTEKGIISGYGDGRYGPNDPIKRGQMASILVKAFNLPRYEGIANPFKDVETYYFPSHGDNILILYKLGITGGTSPDKFSPNAFVTRGQAAKMLKATEELKPAMITMEASDLGLDEITLLRANQDDSDLFEGAFLKGKKGYSESKIQLIPLKEGKGKFVVVGTIANNEVYKKYYAHIKKENNELKLTLEETEDFLPTTAELSVSDGKTKEISSQSVQSISLSTMDGKKLTDNMKFKHDQYGHSVSIAIEQPGQYIATVLFANGEEVRYGIEAKTNKTSFYYDMKVVKEQLSDLFDVGATYNIGKHTIRTKDAEQIVTITRDPGTNLFRAQVTGQKEGVISIDFEHNIVEKSCDDTECYVSDWIGISVVVERVGSIANVTMRQLIDS
- a CDS encoding recombinase family protein; the encoded protein is MKRVWCLFRVSKKQQVSTDDDIPMQKNACHEFVKNKPDWIITNELYEKGVSGWKKTVDERDEMAALKEGALNKEFDVLLVFMFDRLGRREDETPVMVNFLVQNAIEVWSVKEGQRKIESHIDKLLNYISFWQSDGESQKTSIRVKEAKKQLSEQGYFQGGPAPIGYKIVETAERHWKNRERRVKELVPDENEAQLIKLIYKLYVENHMGYRKIADYLNENGYRNREGKVFMVSTIQRILSNSIYVGLKKYKNAKGGIQPFNEKLRIIPDELFSQAEQIRNNRSSSIKEQDKFDIPRAGKLLFSGLAYCKYCSSKLTSNYLYRKSKCNNKERYYKNTIYRYKCPLNKGNLYGNHQQNIWGGKKFDTLIMNKIKFILSQFELKSFLDAGQNTKIDLLKIKERNISNLEKEYVALIKQHEKLNLEIGKALIGESSFTAEQLSGAINAIEKQMEEKLSQLNMVKEGLEKERENFSDVNYLANELVNWERKFNEADEDLKKAMLSRIINKVYLGKNVIEIELNILLSDYFEGNFN